Proteins from a single region of Takifugu rubripes chromosome 4, fTakRub1.2, whole genome shotgun sequence:
- the LOC115249625 gene encoding probable ubiquitin carboxyl-terminal hydrolase 16, with protein sequence MCPVGSLCSSTSNSDVEQASLGSTDEEDLEIYFSCVIDTEQEEQAEEPSARVHQPGSPLGVTGHQSPKCPALVGEVDTCPVDSPCSSVSSSDVEQASLGSTDEEDPEIHSSCVSDTKQEEQAEEPSARVHRPGSPLGVAGHQSLEKKDEEDSLSSHLAAVMAVTSQPSAPNNRFLEALNYVVSRSRIESGRTLTSDELACYGLPNLSQTCFMNSVLQSLLTPMPFVKELKKQSHQWRSHPKALLFKLLTDINNCFTTKNSMQKKSTLFTFLRTIALHHPDFIKDEQQDAHEFLNTVLEQLSSVSTELRSMATDKEQSYTCPVEAHISFQMLSTMLCHSCGHKSENMEECLNLSVAPEDTIMQGIQLYLKEQLLDYKCDCGASQTTEQRSFFTLPNVLIIHLLRFKWSYFAAQKIHKATCLSRELLLHTNQSSEKTKYTLKSIVNHLGSCTTSGHYICDGVYRNASQGDGNACWVTYDDDIVKETTFNHVCQQRQKTAYLLYYEKMEKV encoded by the exons ATGTGTCCGGTGGGCAGcctctgttcctccacatccaACAGTGATgttgaacaagct agcctggggtccacGGATGAAGAAGACCTCGAAATATATTTTTCCTGTGTCATTGACACcgaacaggaggagcaggctgaagagccctcGGCAAGAGTCCACcagccaggctcacctttaggtgtcacgggtcaccag agcccaaagTGTCCTGCATTGGTCGGAGAAGTGGACACGTGTCCGGTGGACAGCCCCTGTTCCTCCGTATCCAGCAGTGATgttgaacaagct agcctggggtccacagatgaagaagacccagagatacattcttcctgtgtcagtgacaccaaacaggaggagcaggccgaAGAGCCCTCGGCAAGAGTCCAccggccaggctcacctttggGTGTtgcaggtcaccag agcctggagaagaaggatgaggaagactcgCTTTCTTCACATCTGGCGGCTGTTAtggctgtgacatcacagcctaGTGCTCCAAATAATAGATTCCTGGAGGCCTTAAACTATGTGGTCTCGAGAAGCAGAATAGAAAGTGGGAGAACCCTTACATCTGATGAACTGGCCTGTTATGG gctcCCCAACCTGTCCCAGACCTGTTTTATGAACTCtgttctccagagcctcctgaccCCCATGCCTTTTGTGAAGGAGCTCAAGAAACAGAGTCATCAGTGGCGTTCGCACCCAAAAGCTCTGCTTTTCAA GTTGCTCACAGATATAAACAACTGCTTCACTACAAAAAACAGCATGCAGAAGAAATCCACCCTCTTCACCTTCCTGCGCACCATTGCCCTGCATCATCCAGACTTTATAAAAGATGAGCAACAA gatgcccACGAATTTTTGAACACCGTCCTGGAACAGCTCAGCTCCGTCTCTACAGAGCTCAGGTCAATGGCAACTGACAAAGAGCAGAGCTACACCTGCCCTGTGGAGGCTCACATCAGCTTCCAGATGTTGAGCACCATGCTGTGCCACAG TTGTGGCCATAAATCTGAAAATATGGAGGAGTGTTTGAACCTGTCCGTGGCGCCTGAGGACACCATCATGCAAGGAATACAGCTGTACCTGAAA GAGCAACTGCTGGATTACAAATGTGACTGTGGCGCCTCCCAGACGACAGAGCAGAGATCCTTCTTCACTCTGCCAAA TGTGCTGATCATCCACCTATTGAGATTTAAGTGGTCCTACTTTGCTGCGCAAAAAATTCACAAAGCCACATGTTTATccagggagctgctgctccataCAAATCAGAGCAGTGAGAAG ACAAAATATACTCTGAAGAGCATCGTCAACCATTTGGGGAGTTGCACTACCAGCG GCCATTACATTTGTGACGGAGTTTATCGAAACGCAAGCCAAGGGGATGGGAATGCCTGCTGGGTGACATATGATGACGACATTGTCAAAGAAACGACTTTTAACCATGTGTGCCAGCAGCGGCAGAAAACAGCGTATTTACTCTATtatgagaagatggagaaggttTAG